One Dissulfuribacter thermophilus DNA window includes the following coding sequences:
- a CDS encoding YgaP family membrane protein, protein MYLAPTHKWYLERIIFLIAGTVVLGGTLMGLFVHKYWFAFPILAGFNMLIFAFTGFCPMAVVLNKFGVEPLCGKAEAS, encoded by the coding sequence ATGTACTTAGCGCCAACTCATAAATGGTATTTGGAAAGGATAATTTTCCTTATCGCAGGTACAGTGGTACTTGGTGGTACTCTTATGGGGCTGTTTGTGCACAAATACTGGTTTGCCTTTCCAATCCTTGCCGGTTTCAATATGTTAATCTTTGCTTTTACTGGTTTTTGTCCAATGGCTGTCGTTTTAAATAAGTTTGGAGTAGAGCCTCTTTGCGGAAAGGCAGAGGCAAGTTAG
- a CDS encoding 5-formyltetrahydrofolate cyclo-ligase: protein MKTSLRKKVLSLRDTLTPEELAQKSGAIWERLTQITAYSNARFPMFYVNFKSEVITMRTIKERLKKKLPVVLPKTVIDDRRLIPYLIKNWETDVVPGAYGILEPNPNTAERIAPDSIDVVIVPGSVFDRRCGRHGYGGGYYDRFLSQEAKGAIRIGLAFSIQVMEKIPLDPHDQKMDIIVSEDETIQCNKG from the coding sequence TTGAAAACCTCACTAAGAAAAAAAGTACTGAGTCTAAGAGACACCCTTACGCCTGAAGAGTTGGCCCAAAAAAGTGGCGCCATTTGGGAAAGACTGACACAAATCACGGCATATTCCAATGCCAGATTTCCCATGTTTTATGTCAATTTTAAGAGCGAAGTAATTACAATGCGGACAATAAAAGAACGCCTTAAAAAGAAGTTGCCAGTGGTTTTACCCAAGACAGTGATAGATGATAGGCGCCTAATCCCTTATCTAATAAAAAACTGGGAGACAGACGTAGTTCCAGGCGCATATGGAATATTGGAACCTAATCCCAACACCGCGGAAAGAATCGCACCAGACTCCATTGACGTTGTAATAGTACCTGGTAGTGTGTTTGACAGAAGGTGTGGCCGCCATGGATATGGAGGAGGCTACTACGATAGATTTCTCTCACAAGAAGCAAAAGGGGCAATAAGAATAGGCCTCGCCTTCTCAATCCAGGTCATGGAAAAGATCCCTCTCGATCCCCATGACCAAAAAATGGATATTATTGTCTCAGAAGACGAGACCATCCAGTGCAACAAGGGCTAA